The following proteins are co-located in the Nocardioides piscis genome:
- the resB gene encoding cytochrome c biogenesis protein ResB, which produces MTETGGRDRQATPMPADMTSRELARWVWRQVTSMRTALMLLLLLALASIPGSVVPQEDVDSIGVSRWQEEHPKLTPIYDALGLFSVYDSPWFSAIYLLLMVSLVGCIVPRTAVYWRALRAEPPRAPSNLSRLPEHSAYATPDAPDDVLQRAASELKRRRYRVVTVDGAVSAEKGYLREVGNLVFHISVLVVLAGFAVGGLFGFKGGVIVVEGKGFSNDLTQYDDFVPGSLFDADDLEPFSFTIKDFEVDWLTEGPRAGMARKFVSELEYQETPDSPVKDYDLRVNHPLDVGDTEVFLIGHGYAPQITIRDGNGDVARSGPAIFLPLDQTFQSFGVARAPFGNPDEIALEGEFFPTFALGDGMPRSTYGDLANPVLSLFVYTGDLGTGGSVYVLDKADATQLMKDDEQPLRLDLRPGDTVELPDGLGSVTFEEEIPRWNKVQISHTPGKLVALTGVVLALLGLLGSLFIRPRRVWVRARRDEATDSTIVDLGALDRSNGGDPERGELELAGIMASLQHTREDKA; this is translated from the coding sequence ATGACCGAGACCGGAGGCCGTGACCGCCAGGCCACCCCGATGCCGGCCGACATGACCTCCCGCGAGCTGGCGCGCTGGGTATGGCGCCAGGTCACCTCCATGCGCACGGCACTCATGCTCCTGCTCCTCCTGGCGCTCGCGTCGATCCCGGGCTCGGTGGTGCCCCAGGAGGACGTCGACTCCATCGGCGTCTCCCGCTGGCAGGAGGAGCACCCGAAGCTGACGCCGATCTATGACGCGCTCGGACTGTTCTCGGTCTATGACTCCCCGTGGTTCTCGGCGATCTATCTCCTGCTGATGGTCTCGCTCGTCGGCTGCATCGTGCCCCGCACGGCTGTCTACTGGCGGGCGCTGCGGGCCGAGCCACCCAGGGCACCGAGCAACCTGTCGAGGCTGCCCGAGCACTCGGCGTACGCGACACCGGATGCTCCCGACGACGTGCTGCAGCGGGCCGCCAGCGAGCTGAAGCGGCGCCGCTACCGCGTGGTCACGGTCGACGGTGCCGTGTCGGCGGAGAAGGGCTATCTCCGCGAGGTGGGCAACCTCGTCTTCCACATCTCGGTGCTGGTCGTGCTGGCCGGCTTCGCCGTGGGCGGGCTGTTCGGCTTCAAGGGCGGCGTGATCGTGGTCGAGGGGAAGGGCTTCTCCAACGACCTGACGCAATACGACGACTTCGTCCCGGGCAGCCTGTTCGACGCCGACGACCTCGAGCCGTTCTCCTTCACGATCAAGGACTTCGAGGTCGACTGGCTGACCGAGGGGCCGCGCGCCGGCATGGCGCGCAAGTTCGTCAGCGAGCTGGAATACCAGGAGACACCCGACTCCCCGGTGAAGGACTACGACCTCAGGGTCAACCACCCGCTGGACGTCGGCGACACCGAGGTCTTCCTGATCGGGCACGGCTACGCCCCACAGATCACCATCAGGGACGGCAACGGCGACGTGGCCCGCAGCGGCCCGGCGATCTTCCTGCCGCTCGACCAGACGTTCCAGTCCTTCGGCGTCGCGCGCGCCCCCTTCGGCAACCCCGACGAGATCGCGCTGGAAGGCGAGTTCTTCCCGACGTTCGCGCTCGGGGACGGGATGCCGCGATCGACGTACGGCGATCTCGCCAACCCCGTCCTCTCGCTGTTCGTGTACACCGGCGACCTGGGCACGGGCGGGTCGGTCTACGTCCTCGACAAGGCGGACGCGACGCAGCTGATGAAGGACGACGAGCAGCCGCTGCGCCTCGACCTGCGTCCGGGTGACACCGTCGAGCTGCCCGACGGGCTCGGGTCGGTCACCTTCGAGGAGGAGATCCCGCGCTGGAACAAGGTCCAGATCAGCCACACCCCCGGCAAGCTGGTGGCTCTCACCGGTGTCGTGCTGGCCCTGCTGGGGCTGCTCGGCTCGCTGTTCATCCGGCCCCGCCGCGTGTGGGTGCGCGCCCGGCGTGACGAGGCGACGGATTCGACGATCGTCGATCTCGGCGCGCTCGACCGCAGCAACGGCGGCGACCCCGAGCGCGGCGAGCTCGAGCTCGCGGGGATCATGGCGTCGCTGCAACACACAAGAGAGGACAAGGCGTGA